The Inediibacterium massiliense genome includes the window TTCTAATGGTATTAAAGTTTAGATGAATAGATATTGTTTTACAATTTTTATATATAAATTGAAAGTATTTCACATCATTTAATGTGGTATAGACAAAAATTTCACCCTCTTTTAATGTATATTCTTTCCCATCTGGAAATGATAAAACTTTATTATCTCCACTATAGCAATATCCTACCTCTAAAACATCCTCATTACGATATCTATTATCAAAATCCATTTTCATTTTATCAAGATTTAGTCTTGCCATCTCTAATCCTTCTTCTATTTTAAGGACTAAAAAATTTCCTATACCAAATTCTTCTCCTATAACATATTTTTTTCCCAACAATTCATCCCATGTTTTACAGCAATATTTATCTTCAATATATTTGTAATAATTATCTAATATACTTTTTTTCATTTCCATATTCAAAGTTTCCTCCTTTGATATTTACCTACTCTTTTTTATTTTGCCGTAATCATAAGAATGAATTATTTTAAAAACTAAATAACTTACATATTTTACCTTGCTCTTCATTTTATTTTGTCTATAAATATTATACATAATATTTCCATTTCGTGAAACTTTAAAATCCTATAAAACATGATTTTATTTCATTAATAGATAAACTACCAAAATATTTTTTTAGATCAATGCTTCTTAGAAAGTCTTCTATATATTCTTCTTCATATCTTATTCCTATCATCTTTTTTTCTATTTGTGATAAATCTAATAAACCTAAAAAATCACCATATATTCTACATTCATAAATAAGCCCATCTATAATATTTAAAAATACTTGTATCTTTCCTCCTTCAAACCGCTTTGAATTTTCATAATTAAACTCTGGTGATTTTCCATAGTTCCATTCCCAAGTCATATACTTTTCTTTCATTAATTTTTCAACTGCTTCAATATCTTTGGTCTGTAATTCATACTCTTTTATCATACTTTTATTAAACTGAAGTATATTTGTAATTAAAATATTTTTAAAATCTTCTATTGAAATATTTTTTTCTAAATGATCTTTTATATTAGTTACTCTACTTTTTATGGACTGTATCCCTTTTCCCATGATTTTATCATGATCTATACTTAATGCTTTTACTAAATTTTCTAGTTCAGAATCAAATAACAAAGTTCCATGATGCAAGAGTCTGTCTTTATAAAGATACTGAGAATTCCCAGATATCTTTTTTCCTCCTATTAAAATATCATTTCTTCCTGATAGTTGTGCATTCACTTTTAGTTTTCTTAAGGAATCAATGACTGGAATTGTAAAAGTCTTAAAATCTAGTAAAAACTTTTCCTCATACTTTGCTAGAAAAGTAAAGTTAATATTTCCCAAATCATGATAGACACTTCCTCCCCCTGAATTTCTTCTAACCACATGGATATTATTATTTTTAACAAAATCCATATTGATTTCATTTAAAGCATTTTGATGTTTTCCAATCACAATAGTAGGCTCATTTTGCCAAAGTATAAAATAATCTTCATCTATGTCCACATTTTTAAGAAGATATTCCTCTAGTGCTAAATTGAAGAAAGGATTTACAGATAAATTGATTAAAAATTTCATTTTTTCACCTCCAAAAATAGTAAAAGGGTCCTTTTATATCAACACTATCAAGTATACCCTAGCTATAAAGCTAGGGTATATTCCTTATTTATTAATCATATGAATAGCTTCTTTATTTACTGCGAGTACAGCTTCTTTCATAGCTTCTCCTATAGTGGGATGAGCATGTATCGTAGATGCAATCTCTGATAAGGTAGCTTCTAATCTTAACGCCAACGCTCCTTCTGTGATTAAATCTGTAGCTCTTAAGCCTAGTATATGTACTCCTAAAATTTCATCATACTTTTTATCCGCAATAATCTTTATCATTCCTAATGTTTCATTCATAATAAGAGATTTCCCATTTGCCCTTAAAGGGAATTTCCCTACTTTGTAATCTATTCCTTTTTCCTTAACCTGTTCTTCTGTAAGCCCCACAGATGCTAACTCAGGTTTTGTATATACACAAGAAGGAACTGTCTTATCATCCATCTTTACATTTTTATCCATTATATTTTCTGCAGCAACAATTCCTTGTTCTGATGCCACATGAGCTAACATATTTTTCCCAATACAATCTCCTATTGCATATATTTGTTCTACATTGGTTTGCATCTTATTATTTACAACAATACATCCCTTTTCTGTTCTTACACCTACTCTTTCTAAATTCAATCCATTTATATAAGGTTTTCTTCCAACAGCCATCAACACTTTCTGAGCATGTATTTTTAGTTGCTCATGTCCATTGGCAAAAATAACATTAAGACCTTCTGTATTTTCTTCTATTTTCATAACCTTACAGTTGTTATAAATTTTAATGCCTTCCTTTATTAGCTTTCCTTTCATCAATTCCGAAATTTCCCGGTCCACTGGAGGCAATATATATGGCATCATTTCAATAATCGTTACTTCACATCCAAAAGCATTATAAATACTTGCAAACTCTACACCTATAACTCCTCCACCAATAATCACTATACTTTTTGGTATATAATCTAAACTTAAAGCATCTGTACTATCTATGACTCCTTTGAGCTCTTTTCCTTCTATTGGAGGTACAAATGGTATAGAACCTGTAGATATAACAGCTTTATCAAATTCTACTTTTTCTACCTCTCCATCTTCTTTGATAACAGAAATCATATTATTTGATTCAAAACTTCCAATACCATTAATAACTTTTACTTTATTAAAAGCTAATAAACTTTTTACTCCTGAAACCAATGTATTGACTACAGTTTTTTTTCTATTTTGTAATTGATTCCAATTAACTTTAGTTTCCCCACTCACTTCAATTCCAAATTGATTGATATTTTTTATTTCATGAAACAATTCAGCACTGTGCAATAATACTTTAGTTGGTATACATCCTACATTTAAGCAAGTTCCTCCAAGAACAGATTTTTCAATAAGAGTTACTTGGCAACCTAATTGAGCTGCTCTGATTGCAGCTACATATCCTCCTGGTCCTCCACCTAAAACTGCTATTTTCATCTTTATCACCATCCTTATAGCATCAATATTTCTGGTTTTTCTATGAGTTCTTTGACTTTTTCAAGAAATTCTGCTGCTACTGCCCCATCTACAGCTCTATGATCTGCTGTAAGTGATAAATTCATTAAAGGTTTAATAACAACTTCTCCATTTTCGACGATGGGAGTTTCCTCTATTTTATTCACTCCAAGAATGGCAACTTCAGGTTGATTGATAATTGGTGAAAAAGACTCTATACCAAACATTCCTAAGTTTGTAATTGTAAAAGTTCCACCCTCCATATTATCCGAAGTCAATTCATTGGTTTTGGCTTTTGAAGCTAAATCTTTTACTTCATGTGAAATTTCTTGCAAACCTTTCCTTTGTGCATGTTTTATTACGGGTACTACTAAACCTCCATCTATAGCTACTGCCACACCAATATTCACATAATTTCTTAGAATTAATTCCTCACCAGCAACAGAGCAATTTACCAATGGAAATTGCATCAATGCTTTAGATACAATCTTTACTAAAAAATCTGTATATGTTACTTTACAAATATCTTTTAATGCATTTTTTACGCTTTTTAAATTGGTTATATCTGCTCTCATATTATAATTGACCACAGGTGCGATACTCCAACTTTCATACATTCTTGAAGCAATTATCTTTCTCATTTGAGTCATGGAAATCCGTTTCTCTTCAAATTTCTCTTCATAACCCATGCTTTTATTTACAAAAGCTAGAATATCTTCTTTCATAATTCTTCCATCTTTATTGATCTGAGATAAATCTACATTGAAATCTTTTGACATTTTTTCTGCTACAGGAGAAATTTTAGGTTTATTTTTTTGATTTTGAATAAATTCTTCTACATCTTTTAAAATAATTCTTCCTTCTGGCCCCGATCCAATCAAGCTTTTTATATCTATATTATTTTCTATTGCTAACTTTTTAGCAACAGGGGATATTTTTATCCTGTTTTTAGATTTATTTTCATTCTTTACAATCCTATCTTGTTCTTCGATTTTTCTTTCAGTATCTTCTACAGTCTCTTGTGTATTACATTCTTTTAGTAAAGAGGAAATATCCTCATCTATATCCGCAATAATAGCCACTGGTTTTAGACATTCTACAGAGTCTCCTTCTTTACTAAGAATTTTCCTTATGATTCCGCTTTCATTAGCTTCTATATCATTTGTCAACTTATCCGTTGATACTTCAAACAAGACTTCTCCAGCATTTATTGTGTCCCCTTCTTTTTTTAGCCACTTTCCAATAGTTCCTTCTTTCATAGTTAACCCTAGTTTGGGCATGACTACAATTTTTGCCATCCATAATCCCCCTATTCTTTAAATAAATTGTATGGAGGGGAGGATCCCCCTCATATTAAAACATTCCTTTAATGCCATTTATAATATCTTCTGTATTTGGAATCACAGTATTTTCAAGAATTGGTGCATATGGCATAGGTACATTTAATGCTCCTATTCTAACAACTGGTGCATCAAGATCATCAAAGCATTCTTCGCTAATCATTGCTGATATTTCTCCTCCATATCCTCCTCTTTTATGTTCTTCTGTAATAACAAGTACTTTATGGGTTTTTTCAACAGATGCAAATATAGTTTTTTTATCAAGTGGATATAAAGTTCTTGGATCTATGACTTCTACCGAAATTCCTTCTTTTGAAAGTCTTTCCGAAGCTTCCAAAGCATTATAAACCATTTTCCCAGTAGCTATTACAGTAACATCATTCCCCTCTCTTTGTACCTTTGCTACGCCTAAAGGTATAGGCTTTATATCATCAGATACCTCTGTACTTATTCCATATAACAATTTATGTTCAAAGAAAATAACAGGATTATCATCTTCTATAGAAGTCATCATAAGCCCTAATGCATCCTCAGGCGTAGATGGATACACTACCTTAAGTCCCGGCACATGAGTAAACCACGCTTCAAGGGATTGTGAATGTTGAGCAGATGCTTGTACTCCAGCTCCAATAGGCATTCTAATTACTAGCGGAAGATTTATTTTTCCACCAAACATATATCTCATTTTTGCTGCTTGATTTACGATCATATCCATAGCAACCGTTACAAAATCTCCAAACATCAATTCTGCAATTGGCCTTAATCCTGTAGCAGCCGAGCCTACCGCACAACCTACAATCGCTCCTTCAGATATAGGAGTATCTCTTACTCTTTTATCTCCATATTTATCATAAAGTCCTGCTGTAACACCAAAACAACCTCCAAAAGGACCTACATCTTCTCCTAAGATATATACATTTTCATTTTTCTTCATTTCATTTTCCATGCCCGTTTTGATTGCCTCTAAAAATGTCATTTTCATCTTACTCGAACCTCCTCTTTCATATCAGAATAAACATCTTCTACTACTGAATCTACAGATGGATACGGACTATTACTAGCGAATTCTACTGCATCTTCAATTTGAATGTCTATTTTTTCTTGAATATCTTTTAATTGATTTTCATTTAATATTTTCTTATCTAACATAAAGTTCTCCATTCTAGGGATAGGATCTTTTTGAAACCATTCTTCTTGTTCTTTAACTGGTTTATACGTTCCTGGATCTCCTTCAAAATGTCCTCTTTGTCTATAAGTTTTACACTCTATTAAAGTCGGTCCTTGCCCTTCTCTAGCTCTTTTTATAGCTTCGTTAGCAGCATCATAGACTGCAAACACATCATTTCCATCTACCGTAATACCAGGCATATTATATGAAATCGCTCTTTCTGATATATCTTTTATGGTCTGATGTCTACTTTGGTGTATAGATATTCCATATAAATTATTCTCACATACAAATATAACAGGCAGTTTCCAAAGGCTCGCCATATTTAAAGATTCATGAAAAGTTCCTTGATTGGTAGAAGCATCTCCAAAGAAACACACACAAACTTGCTTCGTCCCTCTATACTGTGCACTTAAAGCTGCGCCTACAGATATATTATGACCTGCACCTACTATACCATTTGCACCTAATATACCTTTTGTTGCATCGGCAATATGCATAGATCCCCCTTTTCCTTTACCATATCCTGTAGCTCTGCCAAAAAGCTCTGCCATCATAAATTTCAAATCTCCACCTTTAGCAAGTATATGTCCATGTCCTCTATGAGTACTTGTAATATAATCATCATCATTTAAGTTTGCACATACACCTGTTGCAACTGCTTCTTCACCTATATACAAGTGAACAAAACCTGGAATTTTCCCCTCTGAAAAAAAATTCATAGCTTTGGTTTCAAACTTTCTAATCTTTAACATGGTTTTATACATATCAATCACGTTCATATTGGATATAGCCAAACTCATTACCTCCCCTTATTTTTTATTCTATCCTTCACATCTTCAAACCTAAAAGTATAGAACACCCCCTATCAAATAAATGTTTAAACAATCTAATAACTCTAGAATTTCCAACCTCCTCTTGATTTTTCACGTTCTTGGATATATATTAAAGCAAAAGTTATACCAAAATAAATACTAGTAAAATAGCCATTTTGAAAAACTATTTTCCCAAAAAATCTCATTTAGAATCATTATGGGAAAAAAAGTACCAAAGTGGGAATTTATAAATAATTCTCACTTTGGTACTTTTCATAATTCATATTTCTTAATTTTTCTATATAATGTAGATTTTCCAATACCTATCATTTTACTTGCATCCACTACATTTCCATTGCACTTCTTTAATGAATCAATAATCAATTTTTTCTCAATCTCTTCTAATATATTAGATTTTGAATGACAAACTGGCAAAATATCAGAATTGTAATTTGCATTTTCTTTTATATTTTTGCTAATATAGTCTGGAATTAATGTAGAAGATATGATGCTATTCTTCGATAGATAATAGGCTCTTTGAACCATATTTTCTAATTCTCTCACATTCCCAGGCCAATGATAATTTATAATAGATTGAATAAAATTTTCATCTATTTTTTTTGGACATCTTGGATTTTTTTGATTTAACTTATCTAAAAAAAATTCCGTACAAAGTACAATATCTTCACGTCTTTCTCTCAGCGGAAGCAACTTTAGATTAAATACATTCAATCTATAATATAGATCACTTCTAAAATTATTGGTCTGAATCTCTTGATACAAATTTCTATTTGTAGCTGCAATCACTCTCACATCTAAATTTCTTTCGTATGTTCCCCCAATCCTTGTTACTGTATGATTGTCTAAAATTCTAAGTAGCTTTGATTGCATTTCAAGGGGTAGCTCACCAATTTCATCTAGAAAGATTGTTCCTTTATTTGCTAGCTCAAACTTGCCTGGCTGTCCCTCCTTCAAAGCTCCTGTAAAAGAACCTTTTTCATAGCCAAAAAGTTCACTTTCTACTAAATCTTTTGGTAATGCTGCACAATTAATGGCAACAAAAGGTCCATTTTGTCTCTTGCTTTCATTATGAATAGCATGTGCAAATAGTTCTTTTCCAGTTCCACTTTCCCCTGTAATCAATACAGAACATTCATTTTCAGCAATATTCTTTGCTTCTTCTACTATATTTTTCATTTTAAAATTATCCGTTATAATATCCTCAAAAGTATATCTTGAAGAAAAACCAGCTATTTTATTGACTGCATGTCTGAAACTATCGACTTTTTTTGCAACAATGACAAAACCTATATATTTTTCCCCTTTTTGAACTGGAGTAACGTTTATATTACATTCTACTCTATGATGATCTACATATAAACTTACTTCTCTATACCAAATAATATTGCTTTTATTAAAATTACAAATATCCTTTATAATATCATTTAATAAAACTTTTATATCTAATGTATAAATCTCTTCTTTTTTAACCTTTAATATTTCACACATTTTTAAATTAAAATCTTTTACAATAAAATTACTGTCTATAATCAATATTCCGTCTTCTATAGATTCAAAGGCCACTTTTACCCATTTTCTATGTTCCGCTATTAAAAATTGCTCTTGTATTGAATTAGCAGCTTCAACGACTATTCCAAGGGTATGGGAGTGATATCCATGAAAATCTCCAGACAAATCAATGGCTCCAATAATTTTTCCATTATTATCATGTATAGGTGCGGCAGAACAAGTCCATCCATGTTGTTTTTTTCCATAATGTTCTGCTCCTAAAGTTTGAATTGGTTGATCTAGATAAATACATGTTCCAATGGCATTTGTTCCCACATTTTCCTCTGTCCACTGACAGCCCTTTAAAAAATATAAATGAGTATTTCTCTCCATAATTGTTTTATTTCCAATCACTTCAAGAATTACTGCATTTTCATCTGTCAAGATAATGGAATAATTTGATTCTTTCACTACATTATATAAACTTAACATAATAGGTTTTGCTATTTCAATGAGCTCTTTTTTATTTTGAAGGATTTGATCAAATTCTTCTTTTTCTATCTCTTTGCCACTTCCTTCATATGGATCAACTTTGTAATTCTTACACCGAATCCAAGAGTCTAATATCTCTCTTCTTATATTTTTTGGAATTTGATTTTTTTTCACAAAATTTTCCCACTGTTCTTCCATATTAGGAATACCTAGCAAAATCCATCACCTCCCAAGCATTTAAAAGTTAGATTACATTTGAAATATTACACCTATTCTCTTGTGTTAAGTAACATCTTATACTAGTAAAAACTATTTTTCAATTCAATTTAGAAAAGTAAAAATTTTTTCTTATCACAAATTCTACATTCAATACTATAAAATGAATGATTTTAACAGCTTCACATATAATAATACTGTCATATAATTTATGAATTTCTAAATATAAGGAGGATTCTTATGACTCAAAAAACACGAAAAGGTATTGTGGGGAAAAAAACACCGACTACAGAAAATAGACAAGATGTAGGAATAGGTATAAGCTTTACTGATCAGCACATCTCCAATTCCAAAGAGATTGAAGCTGTAATTGAAAAGAAAAAACAAGATTTAAAATAGCAATAAAAAACCTGAAGATCAATCTTCAGGTTTTAATCATTACTTTACATTTTTAATTTTATTAAATGATTGTAATATTTTCAGCTTGAGGACCTTTAGCTCCTTCAACAACATCAAAAGATACGTTTTGTCCTTCTTCTAAAGTTTTGAATCCTTCTTTGTTGATTTGTGAGAAGTGAGCAAATACGTCATTTCCTTCTTCTGTTGTAATAAATCCAAATCCTTTGTCTGCGTTAAACCATTTTACTGTACCTGTCATGTTTTCTTACCTCCGAAATTTTTATTCCTTTAATTCTTTGTAAATATAAGTTATCCATAAAAATTTCGAAATCTATGCTTAAAATATGCTTCATTTTAGATCGATCGAAAAATTTTCTTACAATAAATTATTTACTTTGGAATTAAGGTTCTCTTTAAGAATATACTAATTTCAAAATAAGTCAAGGCTTTTTTTAAAAAAAATTTTATTGTACTAAAATCTTTCATATTTACTCACTCTAAAAAAGCTTATTTTCTATGATTGTACACACTTGGTCAAATAGTTGAGAATCCTCAATTTTCATTTCTCTTTCTCTTAAAAATCTCATTAATTCTATTGGAACATATTCCTTTGATCTTACATCTACAGATACAATAAATTCATTGATTAATATTAATACGGAAATATCATTCATATCACTAATTAATTTCATCTATCATGATGCCTCCTATAATTTCTGTGTTATTCTATATATTCTATTTTTATTATAAATACCCTTCTTTTTATAAATTAGTATGAATTTTTATAATAAAAACTACTCCTTTTTGATATGCTCCCCTTATGGTAGACAGTTAAAATAATATGACTGTCTACCATAAGGGGAGCATATCAACGTCGATTCTTTTTAATCATTCTATAATATCTAAAATTTAAAATTATGGATAAGGGATTGAAGATCTTCAGCAATATGAGCTAATCCTTCACTAGCGTGCGCAATCTCTTGTATACTTGCTGCTTGTTCTTCTATAGATGCTGAAGCTTCTTCTGTTCCTGCTGCATTTTCTTCTGCAATAGCAGATAAATTTTGCATTGCATCTACAAGTTTGTTTTTATTAGTAAGCATCATATCTACCGATGCATTAAGCTTTTCAATAACATCATTTGCTGTTTCTATAGAAGATGCAATCATATCAAATTTTTTCTCAGTTGCTTTTACGCTTTCTGTTTGAGACTCAATAATATTTTTTACTTCATTCATTTCATTTACAGCACCTTGAGATTTTGTTTTTAATTCTTCTATAACCTTTTTAATCTCGTGTGTAAAATTATTAGATTGTTCTGCTAATTTCCTAATCTCCTCTGCAACTACTGCAAAGCCTTTTCCTGCATCTCCTGCTCTCGCAGCTTCTATAGCTGCATTTAAAGCTAATAGATTCGTTTGTTCTGCAATACTTTGAATCATTGTACTAGCACTTTCTATCTTTTCTGCACTTTCATTATTACTAATAATAATTTCGTAAACTATTTTTGATGCATGATTACCCCTATTTGTTTTTTCAATTAACTCTTTTAATATAGAAAAACCTTCTTCTTTCTGTTTTTGTATTTCTTGAGATGCCACATTAAGCTCTTGCATATACTGTTCATCTTCTTCAAGCAATTTTCCCATTTCATCTACACTTAAAACTGAGTTTGTTGTATCAATGGCTTGGTCACTAGCCCCTCTTGCTATTTCCTCAATAGTTTTTGCTACTTCCTCTGAAGCAATAGCTGTTTGCTGAGAGGTGGCTGTAAGTTCTTCAGAAGTTGCCGCTACTGTCTCTGATGTTTGTGTAATATTCGTTAGTAACTGTACAATGTTATCTCTCATCAATCGTAAAGATTTTGTCATCTGACCAATTTCGTCTTTTCTATTTAAATATTTTATAGCTTTTGTATCTTTACTATATGTAAGATCATAATTTGATATTTCTGTGAGTCTCTCCGTAATATCTATAATAGGTTTTGTAATCGTACCACTCACAAAATAAGTAATTAAAGCACCTATTATTATTACAGCTCCACATAATATAATGAGAATATTTCTAAGTTTATTCACTGCACTTAATATTTCATCCTCTTCTACCCCTACTACTGCAATCCAAGGGCTACCTTCTACTGGAGCAAAACCTACGATTTTATTCTTGCCTTCATAAGTATACTTCCCACTTCCAACTTCTCGTTTAATCATTTTTTTTGTAAGCTCAGCTAATGCTTGAAGTGATTTGTCAGTTTTCGCATTTTCTATATCATTATCTCTCTTCATAACAAGCTCTTTATTTATATCTCCTACTGTCACTCCTTGATTATTGATCAAATAACTGAATCCTGTTTTTTTATAACTTACTTTACTAACAATATCACTTAAGAATGTTCCTTCTTTTCTTCCATAGAACACTCCAATCTGTTGACCATTGAAAGATATGGGGGTAGCAAAAATCACTACTGGTTTTCCTGTAACTTTGCTAATAATCACATCTGATGCTACACTTTCTCCTTTCATAGCTCTTTTAAAATAATCTCTATCACCAACATTCGTTTTTTCTCTCTCTGAATTTAAAACAGTACTATTTCCATCTTTATCAGCAAAAGCAAACGCCAAATATCCTGTTCTTTTCGCTTCTGCTTCACAAAATGCAATCTTTTGCTCTAACGAAATATTTGTATCTAAAATAATCGCATTTTGAGCTAAGCCATCAATATATTTAAGCTCAGCATCTCTTTTTGCTCCTATATACTTGGTATTTGCCTGTGCTATATTTTCTAATTCACCATGAGCATTTTCTATTAAATTGTTACTTACTATATTGATAGATATAAATCCTAGTCCTACTGTTAAGATAAATATCATCAAAGTAAATATAGCTATTAATCTAATTTTTAAAGATTTCACATTACAACCCCCTATCTTATTTTTTCTCACTAAAAAATGAATTATATTTTTTTATATCCCATATTGAAACTTTCAAACATAAAATTTCTCCCTATTCTATATTCAATATACTTATTATAAAATCATACTTCATTAAAAGTCATCAACCTCAGCTTTCTTTTTAAATTTAAGACACTAGATACTTTTTGTACCTAGTGCTTAGTTTGCTTTTATTTATATAAAATCACCTTAGTATATACAAAATATTGCGAATACTTTTGCGTAATTTTCCTTTATTTTCCTTATACTATACTTATATTTTATTCTTATTATTAAAATATAACAATATTTTTTTATGAATCTCTCTATATTAAAAAAAGAGCCTTATTATGGCTCTATAAACATACTATTTTCTTCTATCTATTTCCTGATGTAATTAATTTATCCTTATGCAGTACATGATCTAATATCCAGTTTAAAATAAAGCCTAACCAATCTTCTAAATATTTTTTAGGATTTTTATCTAAAAGTTTATAATCCATTTTCTCAATCTTTTTCATAAACTCAGCGTGTTCTATCTTTTGACTAAATAATTGATCATATTTAATTTTCAACATATAATTTTCCTCTGATTGAAAATGAAATCTCGCGTATTGACGTAAATCATCTATCATTTCAAAGACTTTATCATATTTATTCATGCAACTCTCATTTCCTAATAGATCATATGTATTATTCCAAAGTGTAAATAGATATTTATGTTGTGTATCTATTAGATCTA containing:
- a CDS encoding methyl-accepting chemotaxis protein gives rise to the protein MKSLKIRLIAIFTLMIFILTVGLGFISINIVSNNLIENAHGELENIAQANTKYIGAKRDAELKYIDGLAQNAIILDTNISLEQKIAFCEAEAKRTGYLAFAFADKDGNSTVLNSEREKTNVGDRDYFKRAMKGESVASDVIISKVTGKPVVIFATPISFNGQQIGVFYGRKEGTFLSDIVSKVSYKKTGFSYLINNQGVTVGDINKELVMKRDNDIENAKTDKSLQALAELTKKMIKREVGSGKYTYEGKNKIVGFAPVEGSPWIAVVGVEEDEILSAVNKLRNILIILCGAVIIIGALITYFVSGTITKPIIDITERLTEISNYDLTYSKDTKAIKYLNRKDEIGQMTKSLRLMRDNIVQLLTNITQTSETVAATSEELTATSQQTAIASEEVAKTIEEIARGASDQAIDTTNSVLSVDEMGKLLEEDEQYMQELNVASQEIQKQKEEGFSILKELIEKTNRGNHASKIVYEIIISNNESAEKIESASTMIQSIAEQTNLLALNAAIEAARAGDAGKGFAVVAEEIRKLAEQSNNFTHEIKKVIEELKTKSQGAVNEMNEVKNIIESQTESVKATEKKFDMIASSIETANDVIEKLNASVDMMLTNKNKLVDAMQNLSAIAEENAAGTEEASASIEEQAASIQEIAHASEGLAHIAEDLQSLIHNFKF
- a CDS encoding bacteriohemerythrin; protein product: MLIWKDEYSIGVDLIDTQHKYLFTLWNNTYDLLGNESCMNKYDKVFEMIDDLRQYARFHFQSEENYMLKIKYDQLFSQKIEHAEFMKKIEKMDYKLLDKNPKKYLEDWLGFILNWILDHVLHKDKLITSGNR